The genomic stretch TGAAAACGGAAAGCTGAAACCGGAAGAAATTGCCGCGAACATCACCTCCCGGACCAGGATCGTCGCTGTCGCACAGGTTTCTAACGTATTAGGAATCGTCAATCCGATTGGGGAACTCATCAAAAGGGCCCATGAGGCCGGCGCAGTTGTCGTTTTGGACGCGGCGCAGAGCATACCCCACATGCCGGTCAACGCGCAGGCATTGGATGTAGATTTTCTGGCTTTTTCGGGTCATAAGCTGTACGCTCCCATGGGGATCGGTGTCTTATACGCAAAAAAAGAGCATTGGAGCAAAATGCAGCCGCTGCTCTTTGGCGGCGGGATGGTGGACGTTGTGAGCGAGCAGACTGCCACCTTCATGGACGGCCCCGCGAAATTTGAGGGCGGTACACAAAACGTGGAGGGTGCAGTTGGCCTGCACTCTGCAATTGATTACTTGGAAACTATCGGTTATAAGCAGATTGAAGAGGTTGAACATGAGCTGACTGGGTATGCGCTTGCACAGCTTAATACTATGCCCCATGTTACCGTTTACGGCAGGGAAAGCGGCTCTAACCGCACGGGCGTCATTTCCTTTAATATTGACGGGGCGCATCCCCATGATGTATCGACAATACTCAGTGCGGATGGCGTGGCAATACGTTCAGGGCATCATTGCGCTCATCCGCTGATGAGGCATATGGGCGTAAACGCCACTTGCCGTGCCAGCCTGTGCTTTTACAATACCAAAGAGGATATCGATGTTTTGATAGAATCCTTAAGCAAGGTCAGGGAGGTGTTGAAACTTGGAACTAAATGAGATTTATACGGAAATAATCACCGAACATAGCACATCCACAAGAAACCGCCGCCATCTGGAACAGGCCAGCGTTAGCCTGGCAGGGAAAAATCCAAGCTGCGGGGATGAAATAGAACTTGAGCTGCTGATCGACCATGGCCGGATCACGGACGCCTCCTATACCGGCACAGGCTGCGCGATTTCCCAGGCATCAGCTTCCATGATGGTTGACTTGATAAAAGGAAAGTCTCTCTCTGAGGCAAAATACCTCGCGGAATTGTTTACCGCGATGATACAGCGTAAAACTACAAATGACAAGGACTTAGAACCGCTTGAAGAAGCAGCCGCATTGAAAAGCATTTCTAATCTGCCCGCGCGGGTAAAGTGTGCAGCCATGCCATGGCACACTCTTGAAACAGCCGTAGAGGTTTCTGATACTTAATAGCTTCCCAGATGTGCAGTGCCTGAAGTACGAAATGCCGCAAACCCTAAGGGTTTGCGGCATTTCTTTCTGCATACTTGCTGTCATCAGGAACTAGGTTCCAGATCTATCATTTAAAATCCTGTCACATCTTTTGGTATGGTAAACTCAACTGCGCCCATGTATCCCGGCGCCACTTCATATTCGTCAAATACGATTACGATTTCACCATTCTCATTAAAATAAAAGCTTTCATCCCCGGTGATCAGGTTAAATTCATCCACGTAATCCTCTCCCGTATTATAAAAGTACATCTTGGAATCATCCGCAGCCATCTGCTCTTCCATCTGTTTTTTGATGTTATCGCTGATGGCAGTAATGTAGTCGGCCTTATCCTTCATCAGATCCTTTAAAGACACCACATTTCCTGTTTCTTTATCAATGGTAAAGATCTTTACATACTCCGCTCCGCTGGCCATGATAACGGTTGTATTGATCCGCAGGGAGAGGTACTTTTCGTTGTCTGTCACAACATCATAGCTGGAGGTCACGGAATAGTGGCCATCTCCAACCTGATCACCTGCCACCTGTTTTTCATATTCCGCAATCAGCTGATTGGCATAGTCTTCGATGGAACGGTTAACCTTTACATTATCCTTTTCATTGATGGAAACCTTTGGGATATCTATTTTAGCCTCATAATTATTATTGGTATCCTCAAAGGTACGGAATGTAACAACCTTTGCGATTGCGCCTAAAACCGGGATTTCTTCCATGGCATTGGCAGTAACCGGGCTGGCATTTGCCATAATTACAATAGCTGCCATCGCTGCTGCCGCTGATATACCTGTTCTTTTTGTCAATTTCATCATCTTCGTTATCCTCTTTTCTTTTTTTGCTCTCTCAATTCCTGCCGCCACGCCTGCTCGGGCAGCCTCCGGCACAGGAATATTATGGTAACTATCTTTCATTCTTAACAGTCTTTCCTCATCACTGCGTTCCATAATAACTGCTCCTTTCTATCCTAAGTAACCTCTGGTTCCAATATGATCTTCAGTTTCTTCAGCGCCCGGTAAAGCCTGGCTTTTACGGTGCTCACGTTCATCTCCAGAATTTGAGCGATTTCTTCCAGTTTCCATTCCTCCATATATTTCAAAATCACGATTATACGATCCTTTTCCTCTAAAGAACTTAAAAGCTCCAAGGGGTCATCTTCCTTATAGCTGTCTTCATGTGGAATCTCAACCTCATCAAAGCTTACGCTTTCCTTTTTCTGCTTCCTTAAAAAGTCAATGGATGCATTTATAACGATCCGGTGAATCCAGGTCGACAGATATATTTCTTCTTTCAGTTTCCTGCATTCCTTAATTACCCGGTATGCACTCTCCTGAACGATATCCAAGGCATCCTGTTCATTTTTTACATAGCTGTACGCAAGCCGGTAATAAGATTCATAATTTTTCAAAAGGATTCGTTCTGCCTCTTCTTCAATCTTTTGTTTCATTTCTTCCTCCTCTCTGGGGTTCTATCTATTAGACGTATTATAACTCAAAAAAGTTTCATTATTTACAAAAAAAGGAAAGACTTTATTTTTAATATAAACAGAGCAGGGTATATAATTTCTATATACTCTGCTCTGTTAAGTTTGCCTTCTTACTCAAACCGCACTATTTCTTTTTTTAACCTCTTCATAATTTTCTTTTCCAGCCTGGATATATAGGACTGGGAGATCCCCAGTAAATCCGCAACCTCTTTCTGGGTCATTTCCTCTCCTTCCTCATCTGTGAGTCCAAACCGCAGCTCTACGATCTTTCTCTCCCTTGGGCTTAACCGGCTGATGGCTGTATTTAAAAGGTTCCGTTCCACCTCGGTTTCTAAATCCTTATAGATGACGTCTTCCTCGGTTCCGAGAATATCTGATAAAAGGAGCTCGTTCCCATCCCAATCCACGTTCAAAGGCTCGTCAATGGAAACCTCCATCTTGGTCTTGTTATTCCGGCGCAGGTACATGAGTATTTCATTTTCAATGCAGCGGGAGGCATAGGTGGCCAATTTAATGTTTTTATTTGGATTAAACGTATTGATAGCCTTAATGAGTCCAATGGTACCTATGGAAATTAAATCCTCCACCCCAACACTGGTATTATCAAACTTCTTCGCTATGTATACCACAAGACGGAGATTATGTTCAATCAACTCTGATTTTGCTCTCTGATCATCATCACTGCCAAGGAGCGCAATAATCTGTGCTTCTTTTTCATTGTCCAGAGGCGGAGGAAGAATATCAGCTCCTCCTATGTAATGAACCTCCCCCTGTGACGGCATCATCAATGTTTTAAATGTTGGAATTGCCTTAAACTGGAAACGGTTTGGTACGGATACTTTTATAATCATTGATACTCTCTCCTTTACTTCGTTCACTCACTCTTCATGCAGCAGCATCTGATATTCTCCATTTACGGATAATGTCTTTTTGCTTACGGCCACCAGAGGCCTTTCAATCACCTTCACTTCATCCCCTTGACGTACCTCCATCTCATCCAAAAAGATTCCGGGCAGCATACCGTCACTTTTCCCAACGCTACCGTAGGGAATGTAGACAACCTCCGACACACTTTCGCAAAGCTCCCGGACAGCCTCATAAGTCACAACATGGACGGCCCGACGGCTTACCGGTTCATACAGTCTGTTTCCTGTATCAAGCAGAGCCGTTACTACCTTTTTCTTTCCTCTGTAATGCATGGTAACTTCATAAAAATTGTTCTTTCCCTTTAGCATGGCGGTAATCTGCCGCAGAAAGCAGCGGATTCCGAAGTAAGTACCCGCCGCAATAAAAATCAACCGGTAAAAGGGTATGGCTTTCTGACCATTTCCTCTAAGAATCTGTTCTATATAATAGCCGGCCTTCGTATGCTGATATAGGGCATCCATTATGCCTGCCGTTGTTACTGCAGCCAGATAAAGAGCACATACTGCTTTCCCTATTTCCTTTGGTCTTTTTACGTCGAAAGCCGTCATCACCATCAGGGTGCTCACCGCCAGATAGGTTATTACCATCTCAAGCCACAGGGGTAAAAATGGAAAAGCGGCAGCAAACACAGCCCAAGCTGCCCCCAAAATAGCCCCGAGAATCATTCTCCACCATATGAGACGATACTTCATCCCCCGTCTGACAATGGATAATACCAGGAAATCCATGGCAAAATTAGTTAAGAACAATACATCAATATACAGGTTTATTTCCGTCGCCGCTTTCACCTCCCGCCCTGTACGAACATTATAGCCAGTAAGCCATTCAGAATTTGTCAAAACCATGGGGATGATTCCAATTTTTTATCGCCTTTTTCCATCCTGCCACGGCATTTGCCGACAGATTCTTACAGACCACACGTTCCCCTTTTGTCCATTCCTCTTCTCTTCCTGACAAATGGACAAAAATCAAAAAGGACGCTTTCTCCCATGGCTGCGCAACAAAAAACAGCCGGCCACAGCATTTTCTGCCATGTTCGACTGTTTTTCACATTCTATTTAAGATTGTCGATTTTCCAAGATGGGGATTTAAGAGAGCTGAGAAAGTCTCTCCTTTACCTGATCCATCATCTGAGCATATTTCTGAAGCTTAGCCTTTTCCTCTTCAATCTTGGCTGCCGGGGCCTTGCTTACGAACTTTTCGTTGTTAAGCATGCCCTCAACACGGGCCAGCTCCTTGCTTAAGCGCTCTTCTTCCTTCTTTAAACGTTCTACTTCTTTTTCAATATCCACCAGTTCCGCAAAAGGCATGTAGATGACTGCCTGATGAATGACCGCTGATACGGCATCGTCTGATATTCCACTTTTATCCTTTTGTAAATAAACCTCACCGGCATAACCCAGAGTAGCGAAAAATACCTTGCTGTGTTCAAAGATATCAAGAATCTCCTGATTCTCAGAAACAACATAAACCTTTGCTTTTCTGCTAGGCGGAACATTCATGGAGGTACGTACATTCCGGATTCCTCTTACAGCTTCCTTAATGGTTTCAACCGCATGCTCCTCGGTTTCAAAGCTCCATGCCTCTTTGTACTCAGGCCAGCTGGAAATCATAATGGACTCCTCTTCGTCCTGAAGATTGCAGAAGATTTCCTCGGTAAGGAACGGCATATAAGGATGAAGAAGCTTTAAGGAGTTAATAAGCACGGTTTTCAGCGTCCAGATGGCCGCCGCTTTTGTCTGATCATTATCGTCCCACAGCCTTGGCTTCACCATCTCGATATACCAGTCACAGAATTCTTCCCAGATAAAGTCATAGACCTTTTGAAGGGCGATTCCTAACTCATACTTATCCAGGTTTTCCGTTACATCCTTTGCAAGGGTGTTCGCCTTGGACAGGATCCATCTGTCCGCAATGGTAAGTTCTGAAAGCTCTGCCTTTGCTTCCGGTGCTTTTTCAATATTCATCATAATGAAACGGGAAGCATTCCAAACTTTATTGGCAAAGTTTCTGCTTGCCTCTACGCGCTCCCAGTAGAAACGCATGTCATTGCCAGGTGCATTGCCGGTGATCAGGGTCATTCGCAGGGCATCGGCTCCGTACTTTTCAATAACCTCCAGAGGATCGATACCGTTTCCTAAGGATTTACTCATCTTGCGGCCTTCGGAATCCCTCACCAGGCCGTGCATCAGCACCGTATGGAATGGAAGCTTTCCGGTCTGCTCGATTCCGGAAAATACCATGCGGATTACCCAGAAGAAAATAATGTCGTAGCCTGTAACCAGTACATCAGTTGGGTAGAAGTATTCTAAGTCCTCTGTTTTTTCCGGCCAGCCTAAGGTGGAGAAAGGCCAGAGAGCAGAAGAAAACCAGGTGTCAAGGGTATCCTCATCCTGAGTCAGATGGGTTCCTCCGCATTTGGGACATACGGTTGGAACTTCTTTCGATACAATGATCTCTCCGCACTGATCACAATAATATGCCGGGATGCGATGTCCCCACCAAAGCTGTCTGGAAATACACCAGTCACGGATATTTTCAAGCCAATGAAGATATGACTTATCAAATCTATCCGGAACGAATTTCAGTTCTCCTGTTTTTAAAGCCTCAATTGCAGGCTTTGCCATCTCTTCCATCTTAACAAACCACTGCTGCTTTACCATCGGCTCTACGGTGGTCTTACAGCGGTCATGGGTTCCTACCGCATGGGAATGGGGAGCCACCTTAACCAAAAGACCCAGCTCCTCAAGATCCTTCACAATGGCTTTTCTGGCCTCATAACGCTCCATGCCATGATATTTGCTTCCCGGAAGGTTGATGGTGGCATCGTCATTCATAACGTTGATTTCGGGCAGGCTGTGTCTCTTACCTACCTCAAAGTCATTGGGGTCGTGGGCCGGGGTGATCTTCACACAGCCGGTACCGAATTCCTTATCTACATAGGAATCTGCTACCACCGGTATCTCCCTGCCTGTAAGCGGAAGCTCTAACATCTTACCGATAAGGTCCTGATAGCGCTCATCTTCCGGATTAACTGCCACCGCAGTATCTCCAAGAAGGGTTTCCGGCCTGGTGGTTGCAATCTCCACAAACCTGCCTTCTTCTCCTGCAATGGGATAATTGATATGCCAGAAGAAGCCATTCTGGTCATCATGCATCACTTCCGCATCCGAAATGGAAGTCTGGCAAACCGGGCACCAGTTTACGATACGGGAACCTTTATAAATATAACCTTTTTCATAGAGCTTGATAAAAACTTCCTGAACAGCTGCTGAACAGCCTTCATCCATGGTAAAACGCTCTCTGTCCCAGTCAGCAGAGGATCCCAGCTTATGAAGCTGGTTGATGATCCTGCTGCCATAATCTTTTTTCCAGTCCCAGCATTTTTCCAGGAAGCCATCCCTGCCCAGTTCCTCTTTGTCAATCCCCTGAATCTTTAAGCTTTCAATGACCTTTACTTCCGTTGCAATGGCCGCATGGTCTGTACCTGGCTGCCACAGGGCCTCGTAGCCTTGCATCCTCTTAAAGCGGATCAAAATATCCTGCATGGTGTTGTCAAGTGCATGCCCCATGTGAAGCTGTCCAGTAATATTAGGAGGCGGCATTACAATGGTAAAGGGCTTTTTATCCTTGTTTGGTTCTGCATGGAAATACTTCTTATCCAGCCATTTCTCATAAAGCTTGCCTTCAATCCCTGCCGGATTATAGGTCTTCTCCAATTCTTTCATCATGTTCTCCTTCCTGCTGACCGCCATATATTCCGGGCTTAATCGTATGCCCTTGGGCGGAATTGCGCTTCCAAAGCGGAGCGCTTTGTATAACAGGAAATTCCAAATAGATTTCCCAGTATACAAAAAAAGCCCTCTGCATCGTTGGGATGCAAAGGGCGAATCAACGCGGTACCACCTTTGTTCATATGACAGAGCCTGCCATATCTCATATAGCCTATAACGCAGCCACACGTGAAAGCCTACTGAATTACAAAATTTCAGCCTTCCGGTTCAGAAGCTACCTTCCGCATACACTACCTTAACCGTCTTTCAGCCGGTGAACGGTTTTCTCTTTCAGGGTTATAAGCGTACTCCTCTTCTTCTCTACCTTTTCCTTGTTCTTGCCCATGTTTTTTGAGCATATAGGTATACCCGCAGGGTATTTCCTTATACCATGTAATGATAGTGTCTTTTTATAGTTTTGTCAAGTACAATACTCTTATGAATTTCAGAAAGCTTTTTTTACCGGAGTTCTGCTAACCCCCAGTTCTGCGGAAACCTCCATATTGTTCAGACTACTCCCCGTGAGCACCGTTTAGCAATCTGAAACAGAATCCATTTTATGACATAATATTCCGGTATTCCTGTTTCCACTTCTGGATAAGCTCACCGGCTCCCTGAAGCCGCTTGATCGGGTCTTTTTGAAACAGCTGTTCAAGTTCTTTCAGGCTGTCCGCCCCGGCCGCCAGCGCCTCCGCCTTTTCTTTTTCTATTTCGCATTCCTGCCTCATTTCATCTGTAATGAGAGCCTGAAACCGTTCATTTAACACCAGGCCCTGATTCCATTGGGCCAGATGGCATATTCTTTTTAAAATCTCGGCATTTTTCACCAGATCAAAGGATTTCTGGTAGGCATGGCAGGCTTTGTCCGTCATAAACAGCCTGGCATAAGCCGCTCCCAGATTATTATATATTTTAGCCCGGAAGGCATCATCTCCCCGGTTACCCTTTGGAAGATCCAGGATCTTCCGGTATTCTGACTCCGCCTTTCCATATTGCTTTCTGGAAAATAGGTAATCCGCCTTTGCCTTTAAAAACTCATGGACAGGCATCCGTCGGTAAGTGGACAGATTCTGCCGGAACCGTCCGACCTCAGAAGCAGTATAATAATCGCATTCGTGAAGGATCATGGCAAGAAGCTCATCCGTTTCCTCGCCGCTTTGCTGCCATTTTTCCAGCTTAGCAGCCAGAAACCCCATATCCAGATCCTCTCTGATAAACTGGATCAGGTTATTATCCACAAATTGATCCATGACCAAAAGAGGATTATTATAAATCACATAGCAAAGCTCCTGGGATGAAAACAGGCGGATTCCCAGGCCTTCAAAATAAAAAGGATGTTTAACCGGCTCCTGCCGGCAAAGAATCAAACTCATAGCATAACCTCTTGCCTTATCACGGCCTCTGTGGCCGGAAATATTTCACCAAAGCCCTTGTCTTTTAGTACTACTGCCATGGTTTTCTCATCCAAGAACCCAAAGCTGATCCCTATCCGGAGGGTTTTTTCCATACGTTTTGGAAATCCTTCCAGCGGAATCTTCACCAGCCGTTTCTGCTTTGGATCCATGGGCGTTACCATGAATTCCACGTAATCCTGATGATCCACGATTAAATCCACGCTGCTCTTTGCTTCATACCAGTTGTCCCCGGCTGCAGCTACTACCAGCTGGCTTTCCCGTTCCTTATGGAGCACCTTCATGGAAATGGTGGAATGAAGACGCCCCTCACAAATGCAGGTAAAGGGATAAGAGGTCTTATCCTGAAGATAATCCATTCCCTTAAAAGCCGCACCTCTGGCAAACAGCTCCGGTTCCATATACACCTTCCGGCGGGAGCACAGTATCTTCATGGAATCTCCCGCCCAGTCATGGCGCTCAAAGCCCTTTCCCGTCAGAAAGACAGATGAAAATAATTTCTTCTGGAGAAGCCTGTCCGCGCAGGAGCTTAAGATTTTATCCGCCAGCTTTCCTCCGGAAGGCGTATCTAAAATATCCAGATTAAAACTTTCTTCCAAAGCCTCATCCTCTGCAATCACCACCATCTTCCGAAGGCCTCTCTGTACCTTAAGCTCATGATAGTGAAAAGAATCTTCCGATAAGTCAAACACACCTACCTGATTGCTCCAAACCTCTTTTTTCTGGCTGAGGGTATAGTATACAAAGCTTTCCGTATGGCTTATGATGTGCACACGATCTCTTGGTATCTCTAAGTAGTCCGCGCAGTACATAAGGGCATCCATCAGCTTTACATCCACCTTCTGCATGGTGATCACCAGCTGTTTCACCTCATCGCAGAAAAACTCTTCCATGGGAAGCTTTAATATCTTTTTTAAAAACATCTTTAAAAGGTCAAGACCTTCGTATTTGGTTCCGCCCAGAGTGGCGGTTCCTTCTTTCCTAACCATTTTTATCAGCTTGTCTATGATAATGCCCTCGCCTACAAGAGTATAGGCATAAGCCTCTTCTCCTACAAACCAGGCATCTTCATCCTTTTTCCTGCAGATCACTGTAGGAAAGCACCATGATTTTTCCCTGTCATGGCAGCATATGCGGGTATAGGCATCGCAAAGGTCAAGCCCTATTATCAGTCCGT from Lacrimispora sphenoides JCM 1415 encodes the following:
- the sufU gene encoding Fe-S cluster assembly sulfur transfer protein SufU — its product is MELNEIYTEIITEHSTSTRNRRHLEQASVSLAGKNPSCGDEIELELLIDHGRITDASYTGTGCAISQASASMMVDLIKGKSLSEAKYLAELFTAMIQRKTTNDKDLEPLEEAAALKSISNLPARVKCAAMPWHTLETAVEVSDT
- a CDS encoding DUF3298 and DUF4163 domain-containing protein gives rise to the protein MERSDEERLLRMKDSYHNIPVPEAARAGVAAGIERAKKEKRITKMMKLTKRTGISAAAAMAAIVIMANASPVTANAMEEIPVLGAIAKVVTFRTFEDTNNNYEAKIDIPKVSINEKDNVKVNRSIEDYANQLIAEYEKQVAGDQVGDGHYSVTSSYDVVTDNEKYLSLRINTTVIMASGAEYVKIFTIDKETGNVVSLKDLMKDKADYITAISDNIKKQMEEQMAADDSKMYFYNTGEDYVDEFNLITGDESFYFNENGEIVIVFDEYEVAPGYMGAVEFTIPKDVTGF
- a CDS encoding RNA polymerase sigma factor; this encodes MKQKIEEEAERILLKNYESYYRLAYSYVKNEQDALDIVQESAYRVIKECRKLKEEIYLSTWIHRIVINASIDFLRKQKKESVSFDEVEIPHEDSYKEDDPLELLSSLEEKDRIIVILKYMEEWKLEEIAQILEMNVSTVKARLYRALKKLKIILEPEVT
- a CDS encoding DUF5716 family protein encodes the protein MDGLIIGLDLCDAYTRICCHDREKSWCFPTVICRKKDEDAWFVGEEAYAYTLVGEGIIIDKLIKMVRKEGTATLGGTKYEGLDLLKMFLKKILKLPMEEFFCDEVKQLVITMQKVDVKLMDALMYCADYLEIPRDRVHIISHTESFVYYTLSQKKEVWSNQVGVFDLSEDSFHYHELKVQRGLRKMVVIAEDEALEESFNLDILDTPSGGKLADKILSSCADRLLQKKLFSSVFLTGKGFERHDWAGDSMKILCSRRKVYMEPELFARGAAFKGMDYLQDKTSYPFTCICEGRLHSTISMKVLHKERESQLVVAAAGDNWYEAKSSVDLIVDHQDYVEFMVTPMDPKQKRLVKIPLEGFPKRMEKTLRIGISFGFLDEKTMAVVLKDKGFGEIFPATEAVIRQEVML
- the sigE gene encoding RNA polymerase sporulation sigma factor SigE; this translates as MIIKVSVPNRFQFKAIPTFKTLMMPSQGEVHYIGGADILPPPLDNEKEAQIIALLGSDDDQRAKSELIEHNLRLVVYIAKKFDNTSVGVEDLISIGTIGLIKAINTFNPNKNIKLATYASRCIENEILMYLRRNNKTKMEVSIDEPLNVDWDGNELLLSDILGTEEDVIYKDLETEVERNLLNTAISRLSPRERKIVELRFGLTDEEGEEMTQKEVADLLGISQSYISRLEKKIMKRLKKEIVRFE
- a CDS encoding cysteine desulfurase, translating into MRTNYSEDFPLLKNSTVNGKRLVYLDNAATTQKPTQVIESLRKYYEQYNANPHRGAYPLSEKATELYETARDKVAGFIGAGSTEEVVFTKGTTESLNLVAGIYGMDVLQENDEILISIAEHHSNLIPWQTVAKAKGARLRYLYTDENGKLKPEEIAANITSRTRIVAVAQVSNVLGIVNPIGELIKRAHEAGAVVVLDAAQSIPHMPVNAQALDVDFLAFSGHKLYAPMGIGVLYAKKEHWSKMQPLLFGGGMVDVVSEQTATFMDGPAKFEGGTQNVEGAVGLHSAIDYLETIGYKQIEEVEHELTGYALAQLNTMPHVTVYGRESGSNRTGVISFNIDGAHPHDVSTILSADGVAIRSGHHCAHPLMRHMGVNATCRASLCFYNTKEDIDVLIESLSKVREVLKLGTK
- a CDS encoding valine--tRNA ligase, yielding MKELEKTYNPAGIEGKLYEKWLDKKYFHAEPNKDKKPFTIVMPPPNITGQLHMGHALDNTMQDILIRFKRMQGYEALWQPGTDHAAIATEVKVIESLKIQGIDKEELGRDGFLEKCWDWKKDYGSRIINQLHKLGSSADWDRERFTMDEGCSAAVQEVFIKLYEKGYIYKGSRIVNWCPVCQTSISDAEVMHDDQNGFFWHINYPIAGEEGRFVEIATTRPETLLGDTAVAVNPEDERYQDLIGKMLELPLTGREIPVVADSYVDKEFGTGCVKITPAHDPNDFEVGKRHSLPEINVMNDDATINLPGSKYHGMERYEARKAIVKDLEELGLLVKVAPHSHAVGTHDRCKTTVEPMVKQQWFVKMEEMAKPAIEALKTGELKFVPDRFDKSYLHWLENIRDWCISRQLWWGHRIPAYYCDQCGEIIVSKEVPTVCPKCGGTHLTQDEDTLDTWFSSALWPFSTLGWPEKTEDLEYFYPTDVLVTGYDIIFFWVIRMVFSGIEQTGKLPFHTVLMHGLVRDSEGRKMSKSLGNGIDPLEVIEKYGADALRMTLITGNAPGNDMRFYWERVEASRNFANKVWNASRFIMMNIEKAPEAKAELSELTIADRWILSKANTLAKDVTENLDKYELGIALQKVYDFIWEEFCDWYIEMVKPRLWDDNDQTKAAAIWTLKTVLINSLKLLHPYMPFLTEEIFCNLQDEEESIMISSWPEYKEAWSFETEEHAVETIKEAVRGIRNVRTSMNVPPSRKAKVYVVSENQEILDIFEHSKVFFATLGYAGEVYLQKDKSGISDDAVSAVIHQAVIYMPFAELVDIEKEVERLKKEEERLSKELARVEGMLNNEKFVSKAPAAKIEEEKAKLQKYAQMMDQVKERLSQLS
- a CDS encoding sigma-E processing peptidase SpoIIGA, which encodes MVLTNSEWLTGYNVRTGREVKAATEINLYIDVLFLTNFAMDFLVLSIVRRGMKYRLIWWRMILGAILGAAWAVFAAAFPFLPLWLEMVITYLAVSTLMVMTAFDVKRPKEIGKAVCALYLAAVTTAGIMDALYQHTKAGYYIEQILRGNGQKAIPFYRLIFIAAGTYFGIRCFLRQITAMLKGKNNFYEVTMHYRGKKKVVTALLDTGNRLYEPVSRRAVHVVTYEAVRELCESVSEVVYIPYGSVGKSDGMLPGIFLDEMEVRQGDEVKVIERPLVAVSKKTLSVNGEYQMLLHEE